In Gimesia panareensis, the genomic window AGTGTACCGGGGCAGACTTCACTGGCACGCTTCATTCAATTGCCGCCGGTCCAGTCCAACCGTGTTCCTGAAATTGTCAAATATGAAGCCAAGCAGCAGATCCCTTTCGCCCTGGAAGATGTCATCTGGGACTACCAGCCTCTGGGAGGCGGTATTGAAGAGGGGGGCTACATGCTGGATGCCGAAGTCGGTATCTTCGCCATGAAACGCGACCAGGTCCTGAAAACCCTGCAACCGTTTATCGACCGTAAAGTCGAAGTCGAACTGATCCAGATCGCTCCGTTGGGTCTGTACAACACGCTCTGTTACGATTCCCTCGGCATGCGTCTCAATCAGGACTTCGAAGGAAACCCGGAAGAGTCATCCATCGTCGTCGACATGGGAGCCGACAGCACCACGCTCATGGTGACCAACGGCAGCAAAATCTGGATCCGCAACGTTCCGATCGGCGGCAACCACTTCACTCGTGCTTTGACCAAGGAAATGAAACTCACCTTTGCCAAGGCCGAACACCTCAAATGTAATGCAACCCGCTCCGAAGACCCCCGTGCTGTCTTCCAGGCACTGCGTCCGGTCTTCAACGAATACGTCTCTGAAATTCAGCGTTCCATCGGTTACTTCTCCAGTGTGAACCGCGACGCCAAGATCTCCAAAGTCTACGGCACCGGGAACGGCTTCAAGCTGGCCGGCTTGCAGAAATTCCTGCAGCAGAACCTGCAGTACGAAGTCGAACGTCTGGATGACTTCCAGGGACTGGTCGGGGATGCCGTGTTAAACGAACCTCTGTTCCAGGATAACATCCTCACCTTTACGGTGCCCTACGGAATTGCCCTGCAGGCACTCAAACAGACCACGATTCGCACCACGCTCCTGCCACCGGAAATCGCGACGGCCCGTAAGATTCGCCGCAAAAAACCGTGGGCAGTGGTCAGCGCTGCCGCATTGATGGTCGGCCTGTGTATCTCAGCCGTCGGTTACAGTAACGTTGCCAATTCTGTCAGTAAAGATCGTTTCGGCGAAGCAGAAACGAAAGTCAGTAACCTCACCGGGGAGGTTGGTCGTTATAAAACCGACTACGACTCTGCC contains:
- the pilM gene encoding type IV pilus assembly protein PilM, whose product is MADNQAVWGIEIGQAGLKAIRLRYAEAADQVIAVAFDYIPHPKILSQPDAVPDELISQALDTFLSRNEIKGDVIAISVPGQTSLARFIQLPPVQSNRVPEIVKYEAKQQIPFALEDVIWDYQPLGGGIEEGGYMLDAEVGIFAMKRDQVLKTLQPFIDRKVEVELIQIAPLGLYNTLCYDSLGMRLNQDFEGNPEESSIVVDMGADSTTLMVTNGSKIWIRNVPIGGNHFTRALTKEMKLTFAKAEHLKCNATRSEDPRAVFQALRPVFNEYVSEIQRSIGYFSSVNRDAKISKVYGTGNGFKLAGLQKFLQQNLQYEVERLDDFQGLVGDAVLNEPLFQDNILTFTVPYGIALQALKQTTIRTTLLPPEIATARKIRRKKPWAVVSAAALMVGLCISAVGYSNVANSVSKDRFGEAETKVSNLTGEVGRYKTDYDSAAGEFTTLVENGNKLVWNLDTREDWLEVYKAIDECLPRDVGDEIDNEQIAQSNRIKLPGITVAHHKDLAQWFEKLSPRVKPTMSPIDQNTPPEGEGYVFTLTGVHYHNDESKPTGVGVLYVHDTLLKNLQSWTVKNPNSQEVDVRKMGISHAVILEDRVDPFKYYPYGKPPGARGMDGGMDRGFAGLGARPGMSALPGEDAGFGAAPMGPMGRSGVRPRVRPEKETKMIPLKQTKFKLEFIWKPTPVLERQENPPEAPAAEGGETPSEGGEAPPA